The Sphingomicrobium sp. genome has a window encoding:
- a CDS encoding STAS domain-containing protein, translated as MTTIWIDDGVAVVGVDGDRLDAAATPAFKQALDSGLSTDVRAVILDASGLAFVDSTGLGAIVGVMKRLPEGATLVIAGAQAPLKRLLQITSLDRLFRQFDSVEEARAALGN; from the coding sequence ATGACGACGATCTGGATTGACGACGGAGTGGCCGTGGTGGGTGTGGACGGCGATCGCCTGGATGCTGCCGCAACGCCTGCGTTCAAGCAGGCGCTGGACAGCGGGCTTAGCACCGACGTCCGGGCAGTCATTCTCGACGCGAGCGGCCTGGCCTTCGTCGATTCGACCGGCCTCGGGGCAATCGTCGGCGTGATGAAGCGGCTGCCGGAAGGCGCAACGCTGGTCATCGCCGGTGCGCAGGCACCGCTCAAACGCCTGCTCCAGATCACCAGCCTCGACCGATTGTTCAGGCAGTTCGACAGCGTCGAAGAAGCGCGGGCGGCTCTTGGCAATTGA
- a CDS encoding ATP-binding protein encodes MNLVWGDKLLTFYNDAYRAALLWSLPDGIGQPYPQFRPDVWPRVEHVVRMVLDGDPVKVENINVRTKRGGTEEDAFFRLECIPILDGNKVAGALSTLVETTQHVQIHTDLRDENRRLTTLLDLIPQMVWSTRPDGYHDFYSQGWYEFTGAALGSTDGDGWNDMFHPDDSERAWAVWRHSLETGVDYEIRYRLRHADGSYRWMLGRARPQRGSHGEIVRWYGTCTDIDDEVQARARIDELQAELTHLARVRAMDSMAATLAHEVNQPLGAAANLTAVLKHLIRSSDLDRAAVREVSKKIEEAVLHAGHLIKRLRQQLKRRPRTLQVLHLEQQIDEAITATRHLLDDGIAMRAHCEANLHVQADPVELQQVLTNILKNAAEAANGTPGASVTVSGSRTSDKVCIVVTDTGAGFADERLQNPFGPFTSTKAEGLGIGLSICRTIVESLGGNISLANAAHGGAEVTIELPSAGEIQSFA; translated from the coding sequence ATGAACCTCGTGTGGGGCGATAAGCTTCTAACATTCTACAACGACGCTTATCGAGCAGCCCTGCTGTGGTCGCTTCCCGACGGGATTGGTCAGCCATACCCTCAATTCCGACCGGATGTGTGGCCGCGCGTCGAACATGTCGTTCGCATGGTTCTGGACGGCGACCCGGTCAAAGTCGAAAACATAAATGTGCGCACGAAGCGGGGCGGAACCGAAGAAGATGCCTTTTTCAGACTCGAATGCATTCCAATACTCGACGGCAACAAAGTTGCGGGCGCCCTTTCTACGCTTGTGGAGACGACACAGCACGTTCAGATCCACACAGACCTGCGGGACGAAAACCGCCGGCTTACAACTCTGTTAGATCTCATTCCCCAGATGGTCTGGTCCACAAGACCGGACGGTTATCACGATTTCTATAGCCAAGGTTGGTACGAGTTCACCGGCGCCGCCTTAGGCTCGACCGACGGTGACGGATGGAATGACATGTTTCATCCCGACGACAGTGAGCGCGCCTGGGCTGTTTGGCGACACTCACTGGAGACCGGCGTCGACTACGAGATCCGATACAGGCTGCGACATGCCGACGGAAGCTATAGATGGATGCTCGGCCGAGCACGTCCTCAGCGCGGATCGCACGGCGAAATCGTGAGATGGTATGGCACATGCACGGACATTGATGACGAGGTGCAAGCCAGGGCTCGCATTGATGAACTGCAGGCCGAATTGACACATCTCGCGCGAGTGAGGGCCATGGACAGCATGGCTGCCACCTTAGCTCACGAGGTCAATCAACCACTAGGGGCTGCCGCGAACCTCACCGCAGTCTTGAAACATTTGATCAGGTCTTCAGATCTCGATCGCGCGGCGGTTCGTGAGGTCTCAAAAAAAATTGAAGAAGCCGTTCTTCATGCAGGCCACTTGATAAAACGTCTTCGTCAGCAATTGAAACGCCGGCCTCGCACTTTGCAAGTTCTGCATCTTGAACAGCAGATCGACGAAGCGATAACGGCGACACGGCACCTGCTCGACGACGGCATTGCTATGCGAGCTCATTGTGAAGCCAACTTACATGTTCAGGCAGACCCTGTAGAGTTGCAGCAGGTACTCACGAATATTCTTAAAAATGCAGCCGAGGCCGCAAATGGCACTCCAGGGGCTAGCGTTACCGTAAGCGGCTCAAGAACTTCAGATAAGGTTTGCATCGTTGTGACGGATACCGGTGCCGGCTTCGCCGATGAGCGCCTTCAAAATCCGTTTGGTCCCTTCACATCGACGAAAGCTGAAGGCCTCGGGATCGGATTATCGATCTGCCGGACCATCGTAGAATCGCTGGGGGGCAACATCTCACTTGCGAATGCTGCACACGGTGGTGCGGAGGTTACGATCGAGCTCCCGTCAGCGGGTGAAATTCAGTCATTCGCGTAA
- the bcsS gene encoding cellulose biosynthesis protein BcsS, producing the protein MYGLAACALAWSVGGTAQAQDYRGVAFAGASLGQGNSAYVGAVASLPGASLGRGLAVRGTAIAGNYRYAENGTSIRGRYRGGEAALVYQLSGNFGWSNLSVGPRVTKTSLSPADPKNELQGTRWDLGLQADGAFNLDPQWRLTYLGSFGVKHGAYLARAAVGRLVNREKQTRIGVEGTIQGDPAYNSRSAGVFASTQIAKATEIQLSAGIRDQEARKPGAYVGFGGSFLF; encoded by the coding sequence TTGTACGGATTGGCAGCATGTGCGCTTGCTTGGAGCGTTGGGGGAACCGCACAGGCGCAGGACTATCGCGGTGTCGCATTCGCGGGCGCGTCGCTTGGGCAGGGGAACAGTGCCTATGTCGGAGCAGTCGCCTCGCTCCCCGGCGCCTCCCTGGGCCGTGGTCTTGCCGTGCGCGGCACTGCAATCGCTGGCAACTACAGGTATGCGGAGAATGGGACGTCGATCCGCGGGCGCTATCGGGGTGGCGAAGCCGCGCTGGTGTACCAATTGTCCGGAAACTTCGGCTGGTCGAACCTGTCCGTAGGCCCACGCGTAACCAAAACGAGTTTGTCTCCGGCCGATCCTAAGAATGAGCTGCAAGGCACCCGCTGGGACTTGGGCCTCCAGGCGGACGGTGCCTTCAACTTGGACCCTCAATGGCGACTTACCTATCTTGGTAGTTTCGGCGTCAAACATGGCGCTTACCTCGCCAGGGCGGCCGTTGGGCGGTTGGTCAATCGAGAGAAGCAAACACGCATCGGGGTCGAAGGCACGATTCAGGGCGATCCGGCCTACAATTCGCGGAGCGCCGGCGTCTTTGCCTCCACCCAGATCGCCAAAGCCACCGAGATCCAGCTGTCCGCAGGCATTCGCGATCAGGAAGCGCGCAAGCCGGGCGCCTATGTCGGGTTCGGCGGCAGTTTCCTGTTCTAG
- a CDS encoding ATP-binding protein, which produces MAIEARLSVDATFEQVREIAAFVRRAAEAAGLAPAAVDDLEIAAVEAANNIVFHGYSGSAGSIEVSAGTGPQGFCVELVDDAPGFAEHTFDAPASTSSVAESGRGVAILRACTDALEYSRIGTRNHLRLIKAG; this is translated from the coding sequence TTGGCAATTGAAGCGCGACTAAGCGTCGACGCGACGTTCGAGCAGGTGCGCGAGATTGCGGCGTTCGTGCGGCGGGCGGCGGAAGCTGCGGGGTTAGCGCCCGCTGCCGTCGACGATCTGGAAATAGCCGCGGTCGAAGCCGCGAATAACATCGTTTTCCACGGCTATTCAGGCAGCGCGGGGTCGATCGAGGTTTCGGCCGGTACCGGCCCCCAGGGCTTCTGCGTCGAGCTGGTCGATGATGCGCCAGGCTTCGCCGAACACACTTTCGATGCGCCGGCCTCGACATCGTCCGTGGCCGAAAGCGGCCGCGGGGTGGCGATCCTTCGGGCGTGCACCGATGCGCTGGAATACAGCCGCATCGGCACCCGCAATCACCTGCGGTTGATCAAGGCTGGATGA
- a CDS encoding response regulator, translating into MADEPGATLKRVYVVDDDETFRTSLLMLLEANGFVASGFSSALNFLRECQNLPPGALLLDVRMPEVSGLDLLESRDPCLVNFAVIIVTGHGDIETAVRSLKRGAVDFIEKPFSATDLINMLDSSYEDLLSRVEVVQRAKQARGKLDVLSSRELEVLQGLVAGGSHKTIARQLGISDRTVEMYRNNLLHKLGVRTTIEAVRVATIGDLKPLQL; encoded by the coding sequence TTGGCTGACGAACCAGGCGCTACGTTGAAGCGCGTGTACGTCGTAGACGACGACGAAACCTTTCGTACATCGTTGCTGATGTTGCTCGAAGCAAATGGTTTCGTTGCCTCAGGTTTTTCGTCGGCGTTGAATTTTCTTCGAGAATGCCAGAATCTTCCGCCAGGTGCCTTGCTGCTAGATGTGCGAATGCCGGAGGTGAGCGGTTTAGACCTTCTTGAGAGCCGCGATCCTTGCTTAGTGAACTTTGCAGTAATCATTGTGACTGGTCATGGTGATATCGAGACGGCGGTACGGTCGCTAAAGCGAGGCGCCGTGGACTTCATCGAAAAGCCATTTAGCGCGACCGATCTGATCAATATGCTGGACAGCAGCTACGAAGATCTGCTGAGCAGGGTAGAAGTCGTCCAACGGGCGAAGCAAGCTAGAGGGAAGTTGGATGTACTAAGCTCTCGTGAGCTTGAAGTACTGCAAGGATTGGTAGCAGGTGGATCTCACAAGACAATCGCTCGTCAACTAGGTATCAGTGACCGCACGGTAGAAATGTACCGCAACAACTTACTTCATAAACTTGGCGTTCGAACGACCATAGAAGCGGTTCGTGTCGCCACCATTGGCGATTTGAAACCGCTCCAGTTATGA
- a CDS encoding SpoIIE family protein phosphatase: protein MAASEIPLRILVVEDDDIAAAYLALHLEQLGCRVEIAADGEAGLASLRSARFDVLITDWMMPRMNGVELIQLARGEVDHYLHVILITAAGHERTMKTALDAGADDFLYKPITPVQLELGITTVRRVIELQQRLARRNRSLASSMVRIRQAYKQLKADVDAAAAMQLSLIPGDGVTGELEHAAFIQPSIEMGGDSFGLIELPSGTFFFAIDVSGHGVPAALNSFAIHQRLVSLARGGLSLVAIAETINRELLDQPGDSYATALLCKARGGKMQVLRCGHPPPVLRQGTRWQLVEKGNMPLGLFPDAPFAADEIELDVGDRLVCYSDGVMESGMDELALVRFCADATSLTVDAFVSSMRLELARRRGDSPPPDDLSVLAVQRCEE from the coding sequence ATGGCTGCGAGCGAAATTCCACTCCGAATTCTTGTCGTCGAGGATGACGACATTGCGGCTGCCTACCTGGCGCTGCACCTCGAGCAGCTTGGCTGCCGCGTCGAGATCGCTGCCGACGGTGAGGCGGGGCTCGCCTCTTTGAGATCCGCAAGGTTCGACGTCCTGATCACCGACTGGATGATGCCCCGGATGAACGGCGTTGAATTGATCCAGCTGGCGCGGGGTGAGGTCGATCACTACCTGCACGTCATCCTCATCACTGCCGCGGGCCACGAAAGGACGATGAAGACGGCGCTCGATGCGGGTGCCGACGATTTCCTCTACAAGCCGATCACGCCCGTGCAGCTGGAGCTCGGCATCACCACCGTCCGCCGAGTGATCGAGCTTCAACAGCGGCTAGCTCGCCGCAATCGCTCGCTCGCGTCGTCGATGGTCCGGATCCGCCAGGCCTATAAGCAACTCAAGGCGGACGTCGACGCCGCCGCGGCAATGCAGCTGAGCCTGATCCCCGGCGACGGCGTTACCGGCGAACTGGAGCATGCAGCTTTCATCCAGCCATCGATCGAAATGGGGGGGGACAGCTTCGGCCTGATCGAGCTGCCTTCGGGCACCTTCTTCTTCGCAATCGACGTGTCCGGCCACGGCGTGCCGGCCGCGCTCAACAGCTTTGCTATTCACCAGCGTCTCGTGAGCCTTGCACGTGGCGGGCTCAGCCTGGTGGCGATCGCCGAGACGATCAACCGGGAACTCCTCGATCAGCCTGGCGATAGCTATGCGACTGCCCTCCTGTGCAAAGCGCGCGGTGGAAAGATGCAAGTGCTTCGCTGCGGGCACCCTCCACCAGTGCTGCGGCAAGGTACGCGTTGGCAGCTGGTGGAAAAAGGGAACATGCCGTTAGGGCTTTTCCCCGACGCCCCGTTCGCTGCCGATGAGATCGAGCTCGACGTAGGCGACCGGCTTGTCTGCTACAGCGATGGCGTGATGGAAAGCGGCATGGACGAGCTCGCGCTGGTCCGATTCTGCGCGGACGCTACTTCGCTGACGGTTGATGCGTTCGTTTCCTCCATGAGGCTCGAACTGGCCAGGCGGCGCGGCGACAGCCCTCCGCCTGACGACCTTTCAGTGCTGGCCGTGCAACGTTGCGAGGAATAG
- a CDS encoding glycosyltransferase has product MGLWQFFATIAAILGAWYIVWRWTSSLNPDALWFSIPMALGETCAYLGLLLFFYNMWGIDDPAQQPPPARIGDCDPSAPEPDRAVSVDVFITTYNEEEDLVRLSIRDALNVRVPAGVVVKVHVLDDGRRASMREIAEREGANYISRDNNLGYKAGNLRNAMEQTDGDFIVICDADTRLLPPMLENVLGYFRDPDVAFVQTPQWFYDLPPGERLSERWGRSAGAAGRAAGRAIETIFGEIRVGADPFNNDASIFYEVILRRRNRANAAFCCGAASIHRREAVMYVALRAYGDAIRRASAEKRSLLERIRRRARDPNVAALRLWEAAREEELTPYKFHVSEDIYTSIVLQQDRSRRWKSVMHPFAESRMLSPQDLLTWTIQRFKYAGGSLDILIHDNPITARGLSLPQRLMYLNTFWSYLGALWNLMFLIAPAIYLFTAIAPVSAYTADFFIRLVPFLIMVELAMLFGFWGYSGYKSKVSYLASFPLSLQALWAVIRNKPIKFHVTPKERQEGNFLHIVWPQVAIAALTLVAIGFGMVQLLRDVEAYTPEGVLANSLWGLNNVAAMLLMIRAAFWKPETKA; this is encoded by the coding sequence ATGGGCCTGTGGCAGTTCTTCGCGACCATCGCCGCTATACTGGGTGCCTGGTACATCGTCTGGCGCTGGACGAGTTCGCTCAATCCCGACGCCTTGTGGTTCTCGATCCCGATGGCACTTGGCGAGACCTGCGCGTACCTGGGCCTACTCCTCTTCTTCTATAATATGTGGGGTATCGACGATCCCGCGCAGCAGCCTCCACCTGCGCGGATCGGCGACTGCGACCCGTCAGCGCCCGAACCCGACCGTGCGGTTAGCGTCGACGTATTCATCACGACCTACAATGAGGAAGAGGACCTTGTGCGCCTGTCGATCCGCGACGCGCTGAACGTGCGCGTACCGGCCGGCGTGGTGGTGAAGGTCCACGTCCTCGACGACGGCCGCCGGGCGTCGATGCGGGAGATCGCCGAACGGGAGGGCGCCAATTACATCAGCCGGGACAACAATCTCGGCTACAAGGCCGGCAACCTACGTAATGCGATGGAGCAGACGGACGGCGATTTCATCGTCATCTGCGATGCCGACACCCGACTGCTGCCGCCCATGCTCGAAAACGTGCTTGGCTATTTCCGCGACCCGGACGTCGCATTCGTCCAGACGCCGCAATGGTTCTATGACCTACCGCCGGGAGAGCGGCTGAGCGAGCGCTGGGGCCGCAGCGCGGGCGCGGCAGGGCGCGCCGCCGGCCGCGCGATCGAGACAATATTCGGTGAGATTCGCGTGGGCGCCGATCCGTTCAACAATGATGCGTCGATCTTCTACGAGGTGATCCTGAGGCGGCGGAACCGGGCCAACGCGGCCTTCTGTTGCGGCGCCGCGTCGATCCACCGGCGCGAAGCCGTCATGTACGTCGCGCTTCGTGCCTATGGCGATGCGATCCGCCGCGCATCCGCGGAAAAGAGGTCGCTGCTTGAGCGGATCCGCAGGCGCGCGCGGGACCCGAACGTCGCGGCGCTTCGCCTGTGGGAGGCGGCACGCGAGGAGGAGCTGACGCCGTACAAGTTCCACGTTTCCGAAGACATCTACACGTCGATCGTCCTGCAACAGGACCGCAGCCGCCGCTGGAAGAGCGTGATGCATCCTTTTGCGGAGTCGCGCATGCTATCGCCGCAGGACCTGCTCACCTGGACCATCCAACGGTTCAAATATGCAGGGGGCAGCCTCGACATCCTGATCCACGACAATCCGATCACCGCGCGCGGCCTCTCGCTGCCGCAGCGGCTCATGTATCTCAACACTTTCTGGTCGTACCTGGGCGCGCTGTGGAACCTGATGTTCCTGATCGCGCCCGCGATCTACCTGTTCACTGCCATTGCGCCGGTGTCGGCATATACGGCTGACTTCTTCATCCGCCTGGTTCCGTTCCTGATCATGGTCGAACTGGCGATGCTGTTCGGTTTCTGGGGATATAGCGGCTACAAGAGCAAGGTCAGCTATCTCGCCTCATTTCCGCTGTCGCTGCAAGCGTTGTGGGCAGTGATCCGCAACAAGCCGATCAAGTTCCACGTCACGCCAAAGGAGCGGCAGGAGGGCAATTTCCTGCACATCGTCTGGCCGCAGGTTGCGATCGCCGCACTGACCCTGGTCGCGATAGGCTTCGGCATGGTCCAGCTGTTGCGCGATGTCGAGGCCTACACGCCCGAAGGCGTGCTCGCGAACAGCTTGTGGGGTCTCAATAACGTGGCAGCCATGTTGCTGATGATACGCGCCGCATTCTGGAAGCCGGAGACAAAAGCATGA
- a CDS encoding EAL domain-containing protein — translation MAFLSHGVVELTGYSPKHFESCPWADLIVPEDRKHLEADVEKAVAERRIFCLEYRIVTRAGQTVWVRDRGKAMYSETGDPLFLEGIITDISLEHSLKAETAAANEAESSLRARLSAVLESTSDCVITFDEAWRFTYLNSRASSELGPADELLGRHVLEVFPSVVETPFWATYQQVMADRKPRRVEGFVAGIDSWYEAYAAPSEGGISVFFSNIDNRKATDQALKDNHQRLQKTLDHIPQMVWSTRPDGHHDYFSGLWYEFTGVDAGATDGDAWNTVFHPDDRERAWDAWKHSLATGEPYEIEYRLRHVSGQYRWVLGRAWAERDEHGRIVRWYGTCTDVDDRVVAEQALQESEARTDRILNSVPQVTWAAGPDGKLNFVSQQWSVLYGGEPASLAGEGWLRIVHPDDVAEVATAWSAAMGRCEPYQNEFRVVLPDGSHRWVSVSALPDLKDGQLLGWYGTCADVHDRVVAQQALRDSEQLHRSILEASADCIKVIDLDGRIELMNPPGQKAIGIEVMDDWLGRRWPELWPGESREVVEAALDAARLGNVVRFSGYCPILCGEGKWWDVVVSPISNDCGVVQRILAISRDITREREAAEQLKWASEHDALTSLPNRRAFQSRLQAATIRSMEAGTSVGLLLIDLDHFKYVNDSLGHAAGDKLLEAFGARLKESIRSTDFVARLGGDEFAVILEGQITEHTLLETGESVLQRVKQPMTFNGRMMSVGASIGGAIFPDDAQNANELFNNADTALYALKERGRGGTKMFHQHLREEAQKVATQLTQARIAVSENSVEPYYQQKVHLGTGEVRGFEALLRWHHPTRGMQMPETVAEAFKDYELATKIGDLMHRRVLADMRAWLRQGLQFGVVAVNAAPAEFLRDDFAERLLFKVQEYGVPPDLLELEVTEHVFYDRTSNHVSRALATLNRAGVRVALDDFGTGYSSLSHLRDFPVDVLKIDQSFVARLEDDPEIAAIVAAVIDLGARLKIEVVAEGVESARQRQLLREQGCVLGQGHLFGRAIRPDEVPPVLTKARLIAA, via the coding sequence ATGGCCTTCCTAAGCCACGGCGTCGTTGAACTTACCGGCTATTCTCCAAAGCACTTTGAGAGTTGTCCTTGGGCAGATCTGATCGTGCCGGAAGACCGCAAGCACTTGGAAGCGGACGTTGAAAAGGCAGTCGCGGAGCGACGGATCTTTTGTCTAGAGTATCGCATCGTAACTCGAGCGGGCCAAACGGTCTGGGTGCGCGATCGCGGCAAAGCAATGTACAGTGAAACTGGGGATCCTCTGTTCCTCGAAGGTATAATCACTGACATCAGCTTAGAACATAGTCTCAAGGCCGAGACTGCGGCGGCGAACGAAGCGGAGTCCAGTTTACGAGCTCGCCTGTCCGCTGTTCTCGAAAGCACTTCGGACTGCGTCATCACGTTTGATGAAGCCTGGCGTTTCACATACCTAAACAGTCGAGCCAGCAGCGAACTTGGTCCTGCCGACGAGCTCCTAGGCCGTCACGTGCTGGAGGTGTTTCCATCGGTGGTGGAAACGCCGTTCTGGGCAACTTACCAGCAGGTAATGGCTGACCGAAAGCCACGTAGAGTTGAAGGCTTCGTTGCCGGGATAGACTCTTGGTATGAAGCCTACGCCGCTCCAAGCGAAGGCGGGATCAGCGTCTTCTTTTCAAATATTGATAACCGGAAAGCTACCGATCAGGCACTTAAAGATAATCATCAGCGATTGCAGAAAACGTTGGACCACATTCCTCAGATGGTTTGGTCCACACGTCCAGACGGTCATCACGATTACTTCAGTGGTCTCTGGTACGAGTTCACGGGTGTAGATGCCGGCGCAACTGACGGCGACGCCTGGAACACAGTGTTCCACCCTGATGACCGAGAGCGGGCGTGGGATGCATGGAAACATTCCCTCGCAACGGGTGAACCATACGAGATTGAATACCGCCTTCGCCATGTATCGGGGCAGTATAGATGGGTGCTCGGGCGAGCATGGGCTGAGCGCGATGAACATGGTCGAATTGTGCGCTGGTACGGCACGTGCACCGATGTCGACGATCGCGTCGTTGCGGAGCAGGCGCTACAGGAGAGCGAGGCGAGGACCGACCGAATATTGAACTCGGTCCCGCAAGTCACTTGGGCAGCAGGACCTGACGGTAAGCTCAATTTCGTTAGTCAGCAGTGGTCAGTCTTGTATGGCGGAGAACCTGCAAGCTTGGCCGGTGAAGGTTGGCTGCGGATCGTACATCCCGACGACGTCGCGGAAGTAGCTACCGCGTGGTCCGCTGCAATGGGCAGATGCGAGCCATACCAGAATGAATTTCGCGTGGTCTTACCGGACGGAAGCCATCGTTGGGTTTCGGTCAGCGCACTTCCTGATCTGAAGGATGGACAACTGCTGGGCTGGTATGGAACCTGCGCAGACGTTCACGACCGAGTTGTTGCGCAGCAAGCGTTGCGTGACAGCGAGCAGCTCCACCGCAGCATTCTCGAGGCAAGTGCTGACTGTATCAAAGTCATCGATCTCGACGGTCGCATCGAACTCATGAACCCCCCGGGCCAGAAGGCGATCGGGATTGAGGTCATGGATGATTGGCTGGGAAGGCGCTGGCCGGAGCTTTGGCCCGGCGAAAGCAGGGAGGTGGTTGAAGCTGCGCTGGATGCAGCCCGGCTCGGAAACGTCGTGCGCTTTTCTGGGTACTGCCCGATCCTCTGCGGTGAGGGGAAGTGGTGGGATGTCGTGGTCTCGCCAATCTCCAACGACTGCGGCGTTGTTCAACGTATCCTCGCTATCTCACGCGACATCACACGTGAGCGGGAGGCTGCCGAGCAGCTCAAATGGGCAAGCGAGCACGACGCCCTGACGTCGCTGCCGAACCGCCGGGCGTTCCAATCGCGGCTGCAGGCTGCGACGATCCGGTCGATGGAGGCAGGAACGTCAGTGGGCCTTCTCCTTATCGACCTCGACCACTTTAAATACGTCAACGATAGTCTCGGCCATGCGGCTGGGGACAAACTGCTAGAAGCTTTCGGAGCCCGTCTTAAGGAGAGCATCCGGTCAACTGATTTCGTCGCCCGCTTAGGCGGTGATGAGTTTGCGGTCATCCTCGAGGGCCAAATCACCGAACACACGTTATTAGAAACAGGAGAGTCGGTTCTCCAGCGCGTAAAGCAGCCAATGACATTCAACGGCAGAATGATGAGCGTGGGCGCTAGCATCGGCGGAGCGATCTTTCCGGACGATGCTCAGAACGCAAACGAGTTGTTCAATAATGCGGATACGGCGCTCTATGCCCTGAAAGAGCGAGGTCGCGGAGGAACGAAAATGTTCCACCAGCACTTGCGCGAAGAGGCCCAGAAAGTCGCGACGCAGCTAACACAAGCGCGTATCGCGGTGTCCGAGAATTCCGTCGAGCCGTACTACCAGCAGAAGGTGCATTTAGGGACGGGTGAGGTGCGCGGTTTTGAAGCCCTCCTTCGTTGGCACCATCCCACGCGCGGTATGCAAATGCCTGAGACAGTTGCAGAGGCCTTCAAAGACTATGAATTGGCCACGAAGATCGGCGACCTCATGCACCGACGCGTTCTTGCCGACATGCGCGCTTGGCTGAGGCAAGGTCTGCAATTCGGTGTTGTCGCAGTGAACGCGGCTCCGGCAGAGTTCCTCAGGGATGATTTCGCTGAACGGCTCCTATTCAAAGTGCAGGAATACGGTGTTCCCCCAGACCTCCTTGAGCTTGAGGTAACGGAACACGTTTTCTACGACCGCACGTCCAACCACGTGAGCCGCGCACTGGCGACCTTGAACCGTGCTGGCGTTCGAGTCGCTCTTGACGACTTCGGCACAGGGTACTCATCACTGTCGCACCTTCGCGACTTCCCCGTCGACGTTCTCAAGATCGACCAATCGTTCGTTGCCCGCTTAGAGGATGACCCCGAGATTGCTGCGATCGTCGCAGCAGTCATCGACCTTGGCGCGAGACTCAAGATAGAGGTCGTCGCCGAGGGGGTTGAGTCCGCCAGGCAAAGGCAGCTGTTGCGTGAGCAAGGATGTGTGCTTGGCCAAGGGCATCTCTTCGGACGCGCAATAAGGCCGGACGAGGTTCCGCCTGTGCTCACCAAAGCCCGTTTGATCGCAGCCTAG